The Thiohalospira halophila DSM 15071 genome includes the window GGCCAGCCGCCGTAGACGAACACCACGGCGGAGAGCCCGAACAGCACATAACGGGCCCCCGGGAAGGCAAGGGCCCCGGTCAGAGCCAGGAAATCCTGGATCATGGGCGAGAGGGCGAGGATCGGGACGGTCAGGACCAGCGATACCCAGAAGCGGCGCCGGAAGTCGGCGATCATGGCCCCGTGATCGTGGTGCGCGTGCTCGTGGTGCGGTTGGCTGCCGGCAGGGTCGTCGGACTGGGGTGGACCCCGATCGCTGGACCACGGAGGGGCGCTGAGAAGTAAAGACCGGAGGCCTCTCCATCGGGTTCATGGGTCCGGCTGAGAGGTCCAGTGGACCTCGGCCGGGGTTCGGCGGTCAAGGGCACTATGCGGCCGCTGCTCGTTGTAGAAGCGGAAGTAGCGGTGCAGGCCGGCTTCCAGCTCGGCGGGCGTCTCGTAGCCCCGCAGGTAGATGTCCTCGTACTTCACGGTCCGCCACAGCCGCTCCACGAAGACATTGTCCAGCGCCCGGCCACGGCC containing:
- a CDS encoding integrase core domain-containing protein; this encodes GRGRALDNVFVERLWRTVKYEDIYLRGYETPAELEAGLHRYFRFYNEQRPHSALDRRTPAEVHWTSQPDP